Proteins from a single region of Cystobacter fuscus DSM 2262:
- a CDS encoding SDR family oxidoreductase, with protein MSTETKDTTVLVTGGSGYVGSWAIGALLRQGYRVRTTVRHLKREDEVRAAVAREAGSATERLSFFVADLLRDEGWERAAEGAEYILHVASPLATGEFKGQDLVRPAREGTLRVMKAGARAGVKRVVMTSSLLAALPPAGHDDSRPIDESVWTDLSGKDINNYTRSKTLAEQDAWDFIRQSGGSMTLATVLPAIIQGPVLGKDFSGSVAMVALLLGGKMPALPRFGSSIVDVRDLVDLHLMAMTAPEAAGQRFAAASDFLWMTDIARTLREHLGARAAKVPTRVLPDVVVRLLALVNSDLRLLAPNLGLRQEFSSAKAQRLLGWHPRPAARSILDGAESLLREGLV; from the coding sequence ATGAGCACAGAGACGAAGGACACCACGGTGCTGGTCACCGGAGGGTCGGGGTATGTGGGCAGTTGGGCCATCGGTGCCCTGCTGCGGCAGGGGTATCGGGTACGCACGACGGTGCGCCACCTGAAGCGCGAGGACGAGGTGCGCGCGGCCGTCGCCCGGGAGGCGGGCAGCGCCACCGAGCGTCTGTCCTTCTTCGTCGCCGATCTCCTGCGCGACGAGGGGTGGGAGCGCGCGGCGGAGGGCGCGGAGTACATCCTGCACGTCGCCTCGCCTCTGGCCACGGGGGAGTTCAAGGGGCAGGACCTCGTCCGCCCGGCCCGCGAGGGCACCCTGCGGGTGATGAAGGCGGGCGCGCGGGCGGGCGTCAAGCGCGTCGTCATGACGTCCTCGCTGCTGGCCGCCCTCCCACCCGCGGGCCACGACGACTCGCGTCCCATCGATGAGTCCGTCTGGACCGATCTCTCCGGCAAGGACATCAACAATTACACGCGCTCGAAGACCCTGGCCGAACAGGATGCCTGGGACTTCATCCGGCAGTCGGGTGGCTCGATGACGCTCGCCACCGTGCTCCCCGCCATCATCCAGGGGCCCGTGCTGGGCAAGGACTTCTCCGGCTCGGTCGCGATGGTGGCTCTGCTGCTGGGCGGGAAGATGCCGGCCCTGCCACGGTTTGGCTCCAGCATCGTGGATGTGCGCGATCTCGTGGACCTGCACCTCATGGCGATGACGGCGCCCGAGGCCGCCGGCCAGCGGTTCGCCGCCGCCAGCGATTTCCTCTGGATGACCGACATCGCGCGCACGTTGCGCGAACACCTCGGCGCTCGTGCCGCGAAGGTGCCGACGCGGGTGCTGCCCGATGTCGTGGTGCGGCTGCTGGCGCTCGTCAATTCGGATCTCCGTCTGCTCGCGCCCAACCTCGGCCTGCGGCAGGAGTTCTCCTCGGCGAAGGCCCAGCGGCTGCTGGGTTGGCACCCCCGCCCGGCGGCGCGCTCCATCCTCGATGGCGCGGAGAGCCTGCTGCGCGAAGGCCTCGTCTGA
- a CDS encoding NAD(P)/FAD-dependent oxidoreductase, with translation MSKSVLEADVAIVGAGPAGTAAALHLGQLGVKRVVLVDRADFPRDKTCGSGVSPKGIGCLKTLGVWDAVEPHAYWIKGLRLTTRGNETMFLSGGEAAAAIICNRRTLDEILLRRAQSLGVEFVPNFLVRSLLEEGGRVVGFQDDEGREVRARYTVVADGGHSKLVPERGPKSILQAIMGWWEGVEFTPHHVEMIFDPRVAPWYVWLFPENDTRVNIGICYRDDAHQHNARALFQQILDSHFAPRLRGARQIGGWKGHPILYSYSIERLHSPGRVVIGEAGRMVHPATGEGIYQGMRSGILAAEALRDVLTGASTEARAFERYESRCRLAYSASFAATRLLQPLIDSPVLDTVAKVLPKSLRNRVAAAP, from the coding sequence ATGTCCAAGTCCGTCCTGGAAGCCGATGTCGCCATCGTGGGAGCGGGACCCGCCGGGACGGCCGCCGCGCTGCACCTGGGTCAGCTCGGGGTGAAGCGCGTGGTGCTCGTGGACCGTGCGGACTTCCCCCGGGACAAGACCTGCGGCAGCGGGGTGAGCCCCAAGGGCATCGGTTGTCTGAAGACGCTGGGCGTCTGGGACGCGGTGGAGCCGCACGCCTACTGGATCAAGGGCCTGCGGCTGACCACCCGGGGCAACGAGACGATGTTCCTGTCGGGAGGCGAGGCCGCCGCCGCCATCATCTGCAACCGCCGCACGCTCGATGAGATCCTCCTGCGCCGCGCGCAGTCGCTCGGGGTGGAGTTCGTCCCCAATTTCCTCGTGCGCTCGCTCCTCGAGGAGGGGGGGCGCGTGGTGGGCTTCCAGGACGACGAGGGCCGCGAGGTGCGCGCGCGCTACACGGTGGTCGCCGACGGGGGACACTCCAAGCTCGTCCCCGAGCGGGGCCCCAAGTCCATCCTCCAGGCCATCATGGGCTGGTGGGAGGGCGTCGAGTTCACCCCGCACCACGTGGAGATGATCTTCGATCCGCGCGTGGCGCCCTGGTACGTCTGGCTCTTCCCGGAGAACGACACCCGGGTGAACATCGGCATCTGCTACCGGGACGACGCGCACCAGCACAACGCCCGCGCCCTGTTCCAGCAGATCCTCGACAGCCACTTCGCCCCCCGCCTGCGGGGCGCACGGCAGATCGGCGGATGGAAGGGACACCCCATCCTCTACTCGTACTCCATCGAGAGGCTGCACTCGCCCGGGCGAGTGGTGATCGGCGAGGCGGGACGCATGGTGCATCCCGCCACCGGAGAGGGCATCTACCAGGGCATGCGCTCGGGCATCCTGGCGGCCGAGGCCCTGCGCGACGTGCTCACCGGCGCGAGCACCGAGGCGCGCGCCTTCGAGCGCTACGAGTCACGCTGCCGCCTCGCGTACTCCGCGTCCTTCGCGGCGACCCGGCTGCTGCAACCCCTCATCGACTCGCCCGTGCTCGACACCGTGGCGAAGGTGCTGCCCAAATCCTTGCGCAACCGGGTGGCGGCCGCGCCGTAG